A genomic segment from Bradyrhizobium sp. ISRA430 encodes:
- a CDS encoding CoA transferase, protein MPFLHASEALSRFTVLDLTRVRSGPTCVRQLADWGANVIKIDALTEDAGGEQPGGPRRGSDFQNLHRNKRAMTLNLKDERGLAVFKRLAAKADVVVENFRPDVKKKLGIDYEALRAINPRIVYGSISGFGQDGPYHKRPGFDQIAQGMGGLMSITGAPGEGPMRVGIPVADLSAGLFCAIGILTALLEREVSGQGQWVQTSLLQAQIFMLDFQAARWLMEKEVAKQAGNNHPTSIPTGVFKTSDGYINIATTGGRIWERCAQAVGAPELLTNPDYATAPARSKNRDALNAEIEKHTVRKSTEAWVRELNEAGVPCGPIYAIDQVFADAQVENLAMAQKVPNKEGRDIRLVAQPFTLSRTPSTMVARPPDFGEQTEEVLREFGIDQEEIEELRRAKVV, encoded by the coding sequence ATGCCCTTCCTACATGCCTCGGAAGCCCTGTCACGTTTCACCGTACTCGATCTGACCCGCGTGCGGTCCGGGCCCACTTGCGTGCGGCAGCTGGCCGATTGGGGCGCCAACGTCATTAAGATCGATGCGCTCACCGAGGATGCCGGCGGCGAGCAGCCGGGCGGGCCGCGGCGAGGGTCTGACTTCCAGAATTTGCACCGCAACAAGCGGGCCATGACGCTCAATCTGAAGGACGAACGCGGCCTTGCCGTCTTCAAGCGGCTCGCCGCCAAGGCCGATGTGGTGGTCGAGAATTTCCGCCCCGACGTGAAGAAGAAGCTGGGCATCGACTATGAGGCCCTGCGCGCGATCAACCCGCGCATCGTCTATGGCAGCATCTCCGGCTTCGGCCAGGACGGCCCCTATCACAAGCGGCCGGGCTTCGATCAGATTGCGCAAGGCATGGGCGGGCTCATGTCGATCACCGGCGCGCCGGGCGAGGGTCCGATGCGGGTCGGCATTCCCGTGGCCGACCTCTCGGCGGGCCTGTTCTGCGCCATCGGCATCCTCACCGCACTGCTGGAGCGCGAGGTCTCGGGCCAGGGCCAGTGGGTGCAGACCTCGCTGTTGCAGGCCCAGATCTTCATGCTCGACTTCCAGGCCGCGCGCTGGCTGATGGAAAAGGAAGTCGCCAAGCAGGCCGGCAACAACCACCCGACCAGCATTCCGACCGGCGTGTTCAAGACCTCCGACGGGTACATCAACATCGCCACCACCGGCGGGCGGATCTGGGAGCGCTGCGCCCAAGCCGTGGGCGCGCCGGAGCTCCTCACCAATCCCGACTATGCGACCGCCCCGGCCCGCTCCAAGAACCGCGACGCCCTGAACGCCGAGATCGAGAAGCACACGGTGAGGAAGTCGACCGAGGCCTGGGTCAGGGAGCTGAACGAGGCCGGCGTGCCCTGCGGACCGATCTACGCCATCGACCAAGTGTTCGCAGATGCGCAGGTCGAAAACCTCGCCATGGCTCAAAAGGTCCCAAACAAGGAGGGCCGCGATATTCGCCTGGTGGCGCAGCCCTTCACCCTGTCGCGTACACCCAGCACGATGGTGGCGCGGCCGCCGGACTTCGGTGAACAGACCGAGGAAGTGCTTCGGGAATTTGGAATAGATCAAGAGGAAATTGAAGAACTCCGACGGGCGAAGGTGGTGTAG
- a CDS encoding FG-GAP-like repeat-containing protein, which yields MATTIGNLITLDGQFTDWPATDSLMTPDNFVAGYQVYGALLNDTTLGNTYVFGIDTTSGAAVIGVGTTIYLNTDQNTATGYSPAGAVGAEYEVQFSTLGGTLAPYLYSLTATGTPTLLNGGAPLNFAISSDGKSVELAVPQSLLTPSGGAAPHSISFNFLSNNGAVALPSDFSKPEYNITDPSTLIPVDHSVKKVAIVYSATTAAQYFGGGAAGQTAYADLFMAAQHQAQAAGVSYDILTEADLTNVAKMAQYSALIFPDMQNVQSSQAAAIESALHQVVYDYHVPIITAGQFMTNDQTGAAFAAPYAAMQSLLDLTQSSFGTATYSVTADATALANHNSVVSGYGPGELIGGASGQFAGTTAGLYTNTGYLTFSGVTKPATVLADINIQGGASVAGVVQTTTGATNTHFATTGLLGDSNLLQHAIQNAVFGTTPSLTLDITRMAGVVDSRTDLDQSQFPADVSPAGKPGIYDVLLPILQQWKQQYNFVGSYYANIGDNANPANNNSTNWAVSAPIYKALIAMGNEFGTHSYTHLINPPTIDANGNPVPTATWDENTNTLYVTPPANGSAPNWTFAYEFGQSKTIFQQQLGITLAGTAVPGASDTAATAHQILQYFPTTPGGLTGYVSGGWTGVGSGYPNAFGYLSPNDTNSVYIAPNITFDFTEIQFDKKTPAQALADWETLFNQLSANSDTPVIVWPWHDYGPTDWNTSGTTTDPGYTSAMFTNFIAYAYNKGYEFVTSEDLAARIAAEQKATLSETTSGNVITAKITPDPTALDLGAMALNVTNGGTQVIQNAGNWYAYDSHSVFLPYGGGTFTVTLGTTQDDVTHIDALPMRADLKSVTGNGSNLAFSMTGDGVVDVHVKTPGTNIVSIQGAPTATLNGDDLSLTFNDGALALSATSPQGTPVLHNVTITDGATAVETAGNDIIFGGSGTTDTVTWTGAENNYAITYNAATQTFTVSDHRAGSPDGTDTVSGIENFKFSDATYASSNFTTAPVTIESFGSTSLLQQGSYYELGVSGPMLKDGGAPAVSGSLVAIGAEQTASGFDVAWKMSGADSYTVWTTDANGNHLTNLLQSVSGAAVTLENLELTFHQDLNGDGRIGVLTTLSDFDGNHKADILWQNSDGTIAVWNDGQLAGAHNLANAGVVPSDFHIVGSGDFDGNGRADILWQREDGTVSIWDDGQISSAHWIANPGVVPSSWHIAGIGDFDGNGRSDILWQNSNGAVSLWDNGQISSAHWIANPGVVPSSWHIAGTGDFDGNGHTDILWQNDNGAVSIWDNGQIGSAHIVAAAGLVASTWHIVGTGDFNGDGRSDILWQNDNGAVSIWDNGQIGSAHIVAAAGVVASSWHIAGIGDFDGNGFADIQWRNDNGAVSIWDNGQIGSAHIVANAGVMPSTWHVGADGVTNEILTGGSGNTILSGGPGTNTLIAGPGNDLMSGGPGADTFVFAPVNPTVSNGVYHAGFGNDVITDFTASSDNINHDVLQFASSMFATGTTATSLAAGTAHNAAGGLVALAQHGSDVVITVDPTDTITLSNVSLTVLKASAAADFHLV from the coding sequence ATGGCCACCACCATTGGCAACCTGATTACCCTCGATGGCCAATTCACGGACTGGCCGGCCACCGACTCCCTGATGACACCGGATAATTTCGTTGCCGGCTATCAGGTGTACGGCGCGCTTCTCAATGACACCACGCTGGGCAACACCTACGTCTTCGGCATCGACACAACCAGCGGGGCTGCGGTCATCGGCGTCGGCACCACCATTTACCTCAACACCGATCAAAACACGGCGACGGGCTATAGCCCAGCCGGCGCCGTAGGCGCGGAATATGAAGTGCAATTCTCCACGTTGGGCGGGACGCTTGCGCCGTATCTGTATTCGCTCACGGCCACCGGAACGCCAACGCTGCTCAACGGCGGCGCACCGCTGAATTTCGCGATCTCGAGCGATGGCAAAAGTGTTGAGCTTGCCGTTCCTCAGTCACTGCTTACGCCGAGCGGCGGGGCGGCACCGCACTCGATCAGCTTCAATTTCTTGAGCAACAATGGCGCCGTCGCCCTGCCCAGCGACTTTAGTAAACCCGAATACAACATCACGGATCCCTCAACACTCATCCCTGTCGATCATAGCGTGAAGAAGGTCGCGATCGTCTATTCCGCGACGACCGCCGCGCAGTACTTCGGAGGCGGAGCTGCAGGCCAGACTGCATATGCGGACCTCTTCATGGCTGCGCAACATCAAGCGCAGGCCGCGGGTGTGTCCTATGACATCCTTACAGAAGCCGACCTGACGAACGTGGCGAAGATGGCGCAATACAGTGCGCTGATCTTCCCGGATATGCAGAACGTCCAGAGTAGCCAGGCCGCGGCCATCGAAAGCGCGCTCCACCAGGTCGTCTACGATTACCACGTGCCGATCATCACGGCCGGTCAGTTCATGACCAACGATCAGACCGGCGCCGCCTTTGCGGCCCCCTATGCCGCCATGCAGTCGCTACTGGACCTGACTCAGAGTTCGTTCGGCACGGCAACCTATTCCGTGACGGCGGATGCGACGGCGCTTGCCAACCACAATTCAGTGGTCTCCGGATACGGGCCGGGAGAGTTGATCGGAGGAGCGAGCGGACAGTTTGCTGGCACGACCGCTGGCCTCTACACGAACACTGGTTATCTTACTTTTTCCGGCGTTACCAAACCCGCAACGGTTCTCGCGGACATCAATATTCAAGGTGGCGCTTCGGTCGCGGGCGTGGTTCAGACCACCACTGGAGCTACCAACACGCATTTCGCTACGACTGGTCTGCTGGGCGACAGCAATCTGCTGCAGCACGCGATCCAGAATGCCGTGTTCGGTACCACCCCGAGCCTGACGCTCGACATCACGCGGATGGCCGGTGTTGTCGACTCTCGTACCGACCTCGATCAATCGCAGTTTCCCGCCGATGTCTCGCCGGCGGGAAAACCCGGGATCTACGACGTGTTGCTCCCGATCCTGCAACAGTGGAAGCAGCAGTACAATTTCGTTGGCAGCTACTACGCCAATATCGGCGACAACGCCAATCCTGCCAATAACAACTCAACCAATTGGGCCGTGTCCGCTCCCATCTACAAAGCGCTCATCGCGATGGGCAACGAGTTCGGAACACACTCCTATACTCACCTGATCAACCCGCCGACAATCGATGCGAACGGCAATCCGGTGCCGACCGCGACTTGGGATGAGAACACCAATACTCTCTACGTCACACCCCCCGCAAATGGCTCGGCGCCGAACTGGACGTTCGCTTACGAATTCGGGCAGTCGAAGACGATTTTTCAGCAGCAGCTCGGGATTACACTTGCTGGTACAGCAGTCCCTGGGGCGAGCGACACCGCCGCAACCGCGCACCAGATTCTGCAGTATTTCCCAACAACGCCGGGTGGTCTGACCGGGTATGTCTCCGGCGGGTGGACGGGCGTCGGCTCGGGCTATCCGAATGCCTTCGGCTACCTCAGCCCCAACGACACGAACTCCGTTTACATCGCTCCGAACATCACCTTCGATTTTACCGAGATTCAGTTCGACAAGAAGACTCCCGCGCAGGCCCTCGCAGATTGGGAGACGCTGTTCAACCAGCTTTCCGCAAACTCGGACACGCCCGTGATCGTATGGCCCTGGCATGACTATGGGCCGACCGACTGGAACACCAGCGGCACGACTACAGATCCGGGCTACACCTCGGCCATGTTCACGAACTTCATCGCTTACGCTTACAACAAAGGCTATGAGTTCGTGACCTCGGAGGATCTCGCCGCGCGCATTGCTGCGGAGCAAAAGGCGACGCTTTCCGAAACGACCAGCGGCAACGTCATCACCGCCAAAATTACACCTGACCCGACCGCTCTCGATCTCGGTGCCATGGCATTGAATGTCACCAATGGCGGTACCCAGGTCATTCAAAACGCTGGCAATTGGTACGCCTACGACAGCCACAGCGTCTTCCTGCCCTATGGTGGCGGCACCTTCACCGTCACGCTCGGCACCACGCAGGATGACGTTACCCATATCGACGCGCTGCCCATGCGTGCCGACCTCAAGTCGGTCACCGGCAACGGGTCAAATCTTGCGTTCTCGATGACGGGCGACGGTGTCGTCGACGTTCACGTCAAGACGCCGGGCACAAACATCGTCTCTATCCAGGGCGCGCCGACAGCCACCTTGAACGGCGATGATCTGTCACTGACGTTCAACGACGGCGCCCTGGCGCTATCGGCAACCTCGCCGCAAGGCACGCCGGTTTTGCATAACGTGACGATTACGGATGGCGCAACCGCGGTTGAGACCGCCGGCAATGACATCATTTTCGGTGGCTCTGGGACGACCGATACCGTCACGTGGACCGGTGCGGAAAACAACTACGCCATAACCTACAATGCGGCGACGCAGACCTTCACGGTTAGCGACCACCGCGCCGGTTCGCCCGATGGCACGGATACGGTATCCGGCATCGAGAATTTCAAGTTCTCCGATGCAACATATGCGAGCTCCAACTTCACCACCGCGCCGGTCACGATCGAGTCGTTCGGTTCGACGAGCCTGCTCCAGCAGGGCAGCTACTACGAGCTCGGCGTTTCCGGTCCGATGCTGAAGGACGGCGGAGCGCCAGCGGTTAGCGGGTCATTGGTGGCGATCGGAGCCGAGCAAACGGCAAGCGGGTTTGACGTCGCCTGGAAGATGTCAGGCGCGGACAGCTATACGGTGTGGACCACCGATGCGAACGGCAACCATCTCACGAATCTCCTGCAGTCGGTATCGGGTGCCGCCGTTACCCTGGAAAATCTTGAACTCACCTTCCATCAGGATCTGAACGGAGATGGCAGGATCGGGGTGCTGACCACGCTCAGTGATTTCGATGGGAACCACAAAGCCGACATTCTCTGGCAAAATAGCGACGGAACGATAGCAGTCTGGAACGACGGGCAGCTTGCTGGAGCGCACAATCTAGCCAATGCGGGCGTGGTGCCGAGCGACTTTCACATTGTCGGATCTGGAGATTTCGACGGCAATGGACGCGCCGACATTCTCTGGCAGAGGGAGGACGGCACGGTCTCGATCTGGGACGATGGGCAAATCTCGAGCGCACATTGGATTGCGAATCCGGGCGTGGTGCCGAGCAGTTGGCACATTGCCGGTATTGGCGACTTCGATGGTAACGGCCGCAGCGACATACTTTGGCAAAATAGTAACGGAGCGGTCTCGCTATGGGACAATGGGCAGATTTCCAGCGCACATTGGATTGCGAATCCGGGAGTCGTGCCAAGCAGTTGGCATATCGCCGGGACCGGTGATTTCGATGGTAACGGTCATACAGATATCCTTTGGCAAAACGATAATGGCGCAGTTTCGATCTGGGATAATGGTCAGATTGGCAGTGCCCACATCGTCGCCGCCGCCGGCTTAGTGGCAAGCACCTGGCACATCGTCGGCACGGGAGACTTCAACGGTGATGGACGTAGCGACATTCTTTGGCAGAATGACAATGGCGCAGTGTCGATTTGGGACAACGGTCAGATCGGCAGTGCTCATATTGTGGCAGCCGCCGGTGTGGTTGCGAGTAGCTGGCACATCGCTGGCATCGGCGATTTCGATGGGAATGGGTTCGCCGATATACAGTGGCGGAACGATAACGGCGCAGTCTCAATCTGGGATAACGGCCAGATAGGTAGCGCCCACATTGTGGCGAATGCAGGTGTGATGCCAAGCACGTGGCATGTTGGCGCAGATGGTGTGACGAATGAAATTCTGACAGGTGGGTCGGGTAATACCATCCTCTCGGGGGGGCCGGGCACTAACACACTGATTGCGGGCCCAGGAAATGACTTGATGTCTGGCGGTCCCGGAGCCGATACCTTCGTATTTGCGCCAGTGAACCCGACCGTTTCAAATGGCGTCTACCATGCCGGCTTTGGCAATGATGTCATCACCGACTTCACAGCTAGCTCTGACAACATCAATCATGACGTCTTGCAGTTTGCATCGTCGATGTTTGCGACGGGGACCACCGCTACTTCGCTTGCTGCTGGAACAGCTCATAACGCTGCGGGCGGGTTAGTTGCGCTAGCGCAGCATGGCAGCGATGTCGTGATCACCGTGGATCCAACGGACACGATCACGTTGAGCAATGTGTCACTGACAGTACTCAAGGCGAGCGCCGCGGCAGATTTCCACTTGGTTTGA